A window of Nitratireductor kimnyeongensis genomic DNA:
AGAGTCACGTCATGTGGGGCAACTACAAGACCAAGATCTCGGGGACACGCTTCCTGCAGGTGGACCGTGGCCTTTATGGCGCTGAGGTGGTCCTTCGTTCACCGGGCAATACCGCCAACGGGCAACCGAAATTCGAGGCGACGGCCTTTGCCGCCAAACCGGAAACGCTACCGCAGCGCGACGAATTCCTGGGAACAGGTGGTTCGGCCTACTTCCTAAAGCGCCAGCGCATAATCGAAGGCTCGGAAACATTGCATATTGAGTACCGAGACAAGGTGACTGGCCGGGTTATCGAAAGACGCGCGCTGGTGTACGGCGAGGACTACACCATCGATTATCTGCAGGGTGTCGTCATACTTGATGCGCCCCTCTCTTCCGGCTCAGTCGACGATGGAGCGATACGGAATGGAGCTCTGGGCGGATACAAGGCCTACATGGTGGCGCAATATGAATATCGTTCACGCTCCGGTGAAATGGACGACTATGTCTATGGTGGACGTGCGCAGACCTGGCTCGGGAAGCATGTGCGCTTGGGCGCCACAGGCATAAAGGACTCCACAGGTCTGTCAGACCAGAAGGCCTACGGCGCGGACGTCAGGGTTCAACGCTCTGAGGAAACCTATATCGACGGTGAGCTCGCCTACTCGAAGGGCCCCGGCTTTGGCATCTCGCGATCCACGGATGGTGGTTTGTCGTTGTCGGATCAGGATACCGCTGGACGTGAAGGGCTATCGGCGAAGGCTTGGAGTCTGCGTGGTCAGATGGCCTTGAAAGATTTCCGCCTTCTGGGAACCGCCGGCACAATCGGGGGCTATTTCGAACAGAAGGAAGCTGGTTTCTCCAGTGTGACCGAACAGGTGGATGCGGACGAGCGCAGCTGGGGCGCGGAGCTGGAAGTCCCTTTGAGCGCCAGCATGAACATGAAACTTTCATATGACGACTATCAAACCGCAGAAGGGAGAAGTCAGAGTGATGCGGAATTGGAGGTCAGCTACGTCTTCGATGCTTATTGGAAGGCGGCTTTCGGTGTCGCCTATTCCAAGCTCTATTCGCCGGGGGCGATCACATCCGGTAAATCTGGATATGACGGCAGACGCTTGGATGCTGGGTTGCGCGTCGATTACCGGCAAAACGATGATTATCTCTATTATGGTTTTGTTCAGGGCACGGTCGATCGGAAGGGGAATATTTCTAAAAACGATCGCTACGGCGTTGGCGCGGAAGTGCGACTGAGTGAAAAACTTGGCGCCGAGGGTGAGGTGTCTTGGGGCCAGTCAGGAATTGGCGGGCTGGCGGCTCTGACCTATGACCCGACACCTGAAGATCATTACTATATCGGCTATCGGCTTGATCCTGACCGGGCCACTGACGGCAGCTATGGCTATGATCTGCAGGGACGCGACCACGGCGCAGTCGTTGCCGGCGTCAAAAAACGGATGAGTGATGTGGTCTCGGCCTATTCGGAAGCCGATGTCGATCTCTTCGGACGCCGGAACTCCCTGGCTCAGCGATACGGTGTCATCTACACACCCGATGTTGCCTGGACGGTCGATGGCGGTTTCGAGGCCGGCAATATCGAGGATGATCGCGTCAACAGCGCTACCGGAAAGCAATATTCCGATTTCGAACGTTACGCCGGATCGCTTGGCGTGGGATTCAAGGACGAAGAACTGGGTGTCAGCGCTCGCCTTCGTGGTGAAGCCAGGTTGGAACGGTCCGAAGACGAAACACGAAATCGTAACACCTATGTCGTGAGCGCCGGCGCAAGTATGGACCATGATGGTTATGGCAGGGTTCTCGGAAGTGTGGATGCTGTCATCTCGCAAACGCCGGCGGGCACTTACTATAATGGAGATTATATCGAAGGTTCGATGGGATACGCCTATCGCCCCGTGGACAACGATCTGCTGAACGCGTTGTTCAGGTACACCTATCTCTACAATCTTCCAGGCAACGACCAGATCAGCAGCAAGACGCGCTCCACCAACGGACCACTCCAACGCAGCCACATCGTCTCGGCCGATCTGACCTATGACCTCCTCCCGTGGCTGTCCGTCGGCGGCAAATACGGCATGCGGTTGGGCGAGATCCGCACAAGAAGCACCGACGGTAGCGGTTCCATGGGCGATTGGGAAAAATCGTCAGCACATCTGGGTATCCTTCGTGCCGATCTGCATGTGGTCAAGAACTGGGACGCGATGCTCGAAGGCCGGGCCTTCTACCTTCCGGAGATTCAATCGATGGACTATGGCGCTCTCGCTGCCCTCTACAGGCATGTCGGCAACAACTTCAAGGTCGGTGCCGGTTACAATTTCGGGCGCTTCTCAGACGATCTCCGCGACCTCACATTGGATGACCGTGGAGCCTTCCTCAACGTGGTTGGAAAGTTCTGACGCCCGAAGCGGGCGCCGCTCGTGGGGGGAGGCGCCCGCACCCGCTTCTGACAAAGCATCGTGTGTCGTCTTTTCGACAAGGTTGTGTCTTGAAACAGGTCCGTCATTCAAACGCCAGGGCGTCTTTCCAGAGGCCCTGGCGATCTGCTAGGTCAAGAATGGCACTGTAATGGGTGCCGCTGGAAACGAATGGGGCATCGGAATTGGCCAGAATACGCTGGACCTTCTTAGCCGTGGTGACGGCATTGTTTCCCAGTATGGCGCTGGCGAACTGGAAGCCGATTGAACGCGTCGAACCCTATGTGATCTCTGGTTCCACGGCGCTGGATCTCTACAGGTCCATCGGGGAGCGCGGACCCAAACTCGGCGTGCGTCGGGTTATCGCCTACACGGATTTCAAACTGACCTGGCGTCGGGATTATCAGCCCCGCAAGGATGGTGCCTGCGTTTTGGCTTCAGCCATACCAAAGCTGATCATCACCTACCGTCTGCCGCAGATTTCCGGATCGCTCTCATCGCAGACACGTTCATCCTGGGAGCGCTTTTTGGAAGGGGTCAAGGCGCATGAGCGCGTCCATGGAGAGGTCATCACCGACATGGTGAAGAAGATTGAAGCCGTGTCGGTCGGATTGCGGGCCGAGAACGATCCTGGATGTCAGAAGGTGCGCGCGTCACTGCAGGAGCATTTGGGAAGACTCTCAGAGGAACAGCGACAGCGCAGCCGCGAGTTCGATCGCGTCGAAATGGGCGATGGGGGCAATGTCCACCGCCTCGTTATGGAGTTCATCAATGGGGACCGGCAGCGCAGCAATTGATGCTGCCTGTCCGCATTCTACATTCTGAAAACACCGAACTTGGTATCTGAGATCGGCGCGTTCAACGCTGCTCCTAATGACAGGGCAAGCACCTCACGCGTCTTCGCGGGATCAACAATTCCGTCATCCCAAAGACGTGCGCTCGAATAGAGCGGATGGCCCTCGCGTTCATATTTTTCGAGAATGGGGCGGCGGAACTCGGCTTCCTCCTCCGCACTCCAGCTCTCCCCCTTCCGTTCGATGCCTTCGCGTTTGACGATGGACAGGACGGTCGCCGCCTGTTCACCACCCATCACTGAAATACGCGCATTGGGCCACATCCACAGAAAGCGGGGTGAATAGGCGCGGCCGCACATTCCGTAATTGCCGGCCCCGAACGAACCACCGATGATGGCTGTGACCTTCGGCACCTGCGCCGTCGCAACCGCGGTTACCAGTTTCGCGCCGTCGCGCGCGATGCCGCCAGCCTCGTATTTGCGCCCCACCATAAAGCCGGTGATGTTCTGCAAGAAGACAAGCGGGATCTTTCTCTGGCAGCACAATTCGATGAAATGGGCGCCTTTCAGCGCGCTTTCGGAGAAAAGCACGCCGTTGTTCGCCAGAATTCCCACGGTCATGCCGTAAATGTGGGCAAAGCCGGTGACGAGCGTTGTTCCGTAATTGGCCTTGAACTCATCGAATTCGGAACCGTCCACCACACGCGCGATCACCTCGCGCACGTCATAGGGCTGACGGGTGTCTGCGGGAATGATGCCGTAGATCTCAAGAGGATCGAAGGCGGGCGGAATCGGTTTGCGAAGATCAAGCGCTAGGCTTTTCTTTCGATTCAGGTTTTTGACGATGCGCCGCACGATGGCAAGGGCATGCTCGTCGTCCAGCGCGTAATGGTCGGCAACGCCCGATTCACGCGTGTGGACCTCTGCTCCCCCGAGCTCTTCCGCAGTGACGACCTCACCGGTCGCCGCCTTCACCAGCGGCGGCCCGCCGAGAAAGATGGTGGCATTACCCTTCACCATCACCGTCTCGTCGCTCATCGCCGGCACATAGGCGCCGCCCGCGGTGCATGATCCCATCACGCAGGCGATTTGCGGAATGCCTTTCGCCGACATGTTCGCCTGATTGTAGAAAATGCGGCCGAAATGATCGCGGTCGGGAAATACCTCATCCTGATTGGGCAGGTTCGCACCGCCCGAATCCACCAGGTAGATGCAGGGAAGATTGTTCTCCAGCGCAATTTCCTGGGCACGCAGATGCTTTTTCACCGTGAGAGGATAATACGTGCCGCCTTTCACGGTCGCATCGTTGACAACGACAACGCATTCCTGCCCCTCAATGCGGCCCACTCCGGCAATCAGTCCTGCGGAAGCAATCTGCCCACCATACATGTCGAAGGCGGCGAATTGGCCGATTTCGAGAAAGGGAGATCCCACATCGAGCAGTTGTGCAAGCCGTTCGCGCGGCAGGAGCTTGCCACGTTTGATGTGGCGTACCCGGGCCTCATCCGTTCCGCCGCGCTCGATGACGGCAGCCTTCTCTGCCATCTCCGCGACAAGCCCCTGCATGCGGTCGAAATTTGCCTTGTAGGTGTCGGAAGAGGGGGAAAGCTGCGATTGAAGGACGGTCATGCGATCTCCTGCGGCGAAGGGGGCACTATGCCCAATCCGTGGTTTGATTCCCATGGTCTGGCAAGCCGCCCGCATCGCGCAGCATCCGTGCCATGTGCATAAGATTGAAGGTCATGAAGGTGAGGTTGCGGCGCGTGAACGCGCTGTCATAACCGGCCCGGTTGCCTTCTCCGGTCTCGTCGCCATAGGAAGGGCCGGGCCCGGCTTCGCCGATCCAGCCGCAATCGGCCTGAGGCGGGATGGTGTAGCCGATATGCTGCAGCGAATAGAGGACGGTTTTGGCCACGTGTTTGATGCCATCCTCATTGCCGGTGATGATCGTTCCGCCAACCTTTCCATAGTAAATATACTGGTTCTTGGCGTTGCGCTGCCCCGAATGGGCGTAAAGCCGCTCTATGATCACGCGGCAGATGGAGCTCTCCTCGCCAAGCCAGATGGGAGTGCCGATCACCAGGATGTCGGCCTGATTGACCTTCGGCCATATCTTTTCCGGCCAGTCATCGGCCGGCGCGCCTTCTTCACGCATGTCTGGGGCGATGCCGAAGGCAATGTTGAAATCGGCGGCGCGAAGATAGTCAACCGCAACGCCACAACGCTCCATGAGGGCGATTGAATCTCGCATCAGATCTTCGGTATGCGATGCAGCGCGGTCGCTTGGCTTCAGTGTGGTGTTGAGGAACAGGGCTCTCAACCCGGAAAAGTCTGAGTTTGCATCGTCCGCGAGCCGCTTTTGCAGGTCATTGAGTGGCATGGTTTATCTCCTGATGTGTGTGACCGAGGTCAACGCATGGGAGGGGACATGGTTCTCACGTCTCCGACATCATCTCGCGTCCGATCAGCCAACGTCTGATTTCGCTCGTGCCGGCGCCGATCTCATAGAGCTTCGCGTCCCGCAAAAGCCGCCCTGCCGGAAACTCGTTCACATAGCCGTTGCCGCCCAGTAGCTGGATCGCGTCCAGCGCGGTTTGTGTCGCCTTTTCGGCAGCGTAGAGAATGCAGCCTGCCGCATCCTTGCGGGTTGTCTCTCCCCGGTCACAGGCGGCAGCCACGGCATACACATAGGCGCGGCATGCATTCATCGTCGTGTACATGTCGGCCAGCTTGCCCTGTACGAGTTGGAAAGAGCCGACGGCCTGGCCGAATTGCTCACGCTCCCGCACATAGGGGGCCGCGACATCAAGACAGGCAGCCATGATGCCCACGGGTCCGCCTGCCAGCACCACGCGCTCATAGTCCAAACCCGACATCAAGACATTCACGCCCTTGCCTTCCTCGCCCAGCATGTTTTCGAATGGCACTTCGACGTTTTCGAACACCAGTTCGCCCGTGTTGGATCCACGCATGCCGAGCTTGTCGAGCTTCTGGGCAACCGAAAACCCCTTCATGTCCCGCTCGATGATGAAGGCCGTAATGCCGCGCGGTCCAGCGTTTGGATCGGTCTTTGCATAGACCACCAGTGTGCCGGCGTCGGGCCCGTTGGTGATCCACATCTTGGAGCCGTTGAGGACAAAGCGGTCGTTTCGCTTTTCCGCCCGGAGCCTCATCGAAACGACGTCCGAACCGGCACCCGTCTCCGACATGGCGAGTGCGCCCACCGTCTCGCCAGAGCACAGGGCGGGCAGATATCTCTCCTTCTGTGCGTCATTTCCCCAGCGGCGTATCTGGTTCACGCACAGATTGGAGTGCGCGCCATAGGAGAGGCCGACCGAGGCGGATGCGCGCGAGATTTCCTCCATGGCCACCACATGCGCCAGATAGCCGAGGCCCGAGCCGCCATAATCGGGATCGACGGTCATGCCGAGCAGGCCAAGAGCCCCCATCTCCTGCCAGAGATGGGCGGGAAATTCGTTGCTTTCATCGATGTCTGCAGCGAGGGGGGCAATCTTTTCCTGTGCGAAGCGATGTGCCATCTCCCGAAGCGCGTCGATGTCCTCGCCAAGTCCGAAATTCATCGATCCGGTATACATCGGTCTCCTCCGATCACATCGCCGCGCCCACAAGGCGCATGGTCATGGTGTGGTAATTGGCAGCGACTTCATCTTCAGAAAGCCGCAGTTCAGGGCGAAACCAAACGATCACACCCGTGATCATCTGGATGATCGCCATGGCGGTCAGTGAAACGTCGTCAATCCGGAACACCCCGTCGCGCCGACCATCAGTCAGAATGCCTCTGAGTTCGCCCTCATACTCGCTGCGGAGGTCGAGAATGCGCTTGAGGCGTTCCTCGGAAAGGCTGCGCAGTTCCAGATTGCTCACATGCGTGGAGTTGCGACGAGCCAAGTGAAAGCGGATGTGGTTTTCAACGAAAGCAGCGAGGCGTCCTGCAGGCTTTTCTTCAATCGAGCCTTCAGCAGGACGCGCTTCCCCCCAGGAACCGATCAGATTTTCCATATGTTCGCGCATGAGCGCGTAAAGCAGAACTTCCTTTGTCGGAAAATAGCGGTAGAGCGCGGCAGGCTGAACGCCCACCTGGCTCGCGAGCTGGCGCATGGACATGGCCTCGAAACCGAGACGCGCGATTAGGTCGAGCGCGGCGTCGCGGATCGCCGCTTCGGTCTTCTC
This region includes:
- a CDS encoding TonB-dependent receptor; its protein translation is MAGTVGGPPVVVPGDATPIYKGDDLPPLIDLEGNCGGAPCPAAMRGKMLDNSSVGRLRIGENTERAEPSDRSAVPFVISVDGQVVDESGHITNEGMFGVSPDARPVDKQRKTDLDLNSVDIQIKFDGLDTEPLLNVSTVPVQRIFREGEPVRFYATSNYPAFISRAEIRIFESNVAWNNRPLAVVPINVNGEAGWVMPERSGREFHYVLRVYDTKGRFDETVPMGIASTRGEFLSDSGYGVAPGNAEDRTAFRNIPVYGGAITVYGKNVPEGYGIVAFDELVPLDPDGKFVTQRILPPGQHVVDVAVDGGSKSGGLYFSRDVNIPTNDWFYVALADFTVGKRTGDSGIEEVRTGEFDKVWNSGRLAFYLRGKIKGKFLLTAAADTGENEIKNLFRDLDARDPRELLRRIDPDKYYPVYGDDSTSVEDAPTNGKFYVRLARGESHVMWGNYKTKISGTRFLQVDRGLYGAEVVLRSPGNTANGQPKFEATAFAAKPETLPQRDEFLGTGGSAYFLKRQRIIEGSETLHIEYRDKVTGRVIERRALVYGEDYTIDYLQGVVILDAPLSSGSVDDGAIRNGALGGYKAYMVAQYEYRSRSGEMDDYVYGGRAQTWLGKHVRLGATGIKDSTGLSDQKAYGADVRVQRSEETYIDGELAYSKGPGFGISRSTDGGLSLSDQDTAGREGLSAKAWSLRGQMALKDFRLLGTAGTIGGYFEQKEAGFSSVTEQVDADERSWGAELEVPLSASMNMKLSYDDYQTAEGRSQSDAELEVSYVFDAYWKAAFGVAYSKLYSPGAITSGKSGYDGRRLDAGLRVDYRQNDDYLYYGFVQGTVDRKGNISKNDRYGVGAEVRLSEKLGAEGEVSWGQSGIGGLAALTYDPTPEDHYYIGYRLDPDRATDGSYGYDLQGRDHGAVVAGVKKRMSDVVSAYSEADVDLFGRRNSLAQRYGVIYTPDVAWTVDGGFEAGNIEDDRVNSATGKQYSDFERYAGSLGVGFKDEELGVSARLRGEARLERSEDETRNRNTYVVSAGASMDHDGYGRVLGSVDAVISQTPAGTYYNGDYIEGSMGYAYRPVDNDLLNALFRYTYLYNLPGNDQISSKTRSTNGPLQRSHIVSADLTYDLLPWLSVGGKYGMRLGEIRTRSTDGSGSMGDWEKSSAHLGILRADLHVVKNWDAMLEGRAFYLPEIQSMDYGALAALYRHVGNNFKVGAGYNFGRFSDDLRDLTLDDRGAFLNVVGKF
- a CDS encoding DUF922 domain-containing Zn-dependent protease produces the protein MALANWKPIERVEPYVISGSTALDLYRSIGERGPKLGVRRVIAYTDFKLTWRRDYQPRKDGACVLASAIPKLIITYRLPQISGSLSSQTRSSWERFLEGVKAHERVHGEVITDMVKKIEAVSVGLRAENDPGCQKVRASLQEHLGRLSEEQRQRSREFDRVEMGDGGNVHRLVMEFINGDRQRSN
- a CDS encoding carboxyl transferase domain-containing protein; translated protein: MTVLQSQLSPSSDTYKANFDRMQGLVAEMAEKAAVIERGGTDEARVRHIKRGKLLPRERLAQLLDVGSPFLEIGQFAAFDMYGGQIASAGLIAGVGRIEGQECVVVVNDATVKGGTYYPLTVKKHLRAQEIALENNLPCIYLVDSGGANLPNQDEVFPDRDHFGRIFYNQANMSAKGIPQIACVMGSCTAGGAYVPAMSDETVMVKGNATIFLGGPPLVKAATGEVVTAEELGGAEVHTRESGVADHYALDDEHALAIVRRIVKNLNRKKSLALDLRKPIPPAFDPLEIYGIIPADTRQPYDVREVIARVVDGSEFDEFKANYGTTLVTGFAHIYGMTVGILANNGVLFSESALKGAHFIELCCQRKIPLVFLQNITGFMVGRKYEAGGIARDGAKLVTAVATAQVPKVTAIIGGSFGAGNYGMCGRAYSPRFLWMWPNARISVMGGEQAATVLSIVKREGIERKGESWSAEEEAEFRRPILEKYEREGHPLYSSARLWDDGIVDPAKTREVLALSLGAALNAPISDTKFGVFRM
- a CDS encoding flavodoxin family protein → MPLNDLQKRLADDANSDFSGLRALFLNTTLKPSDRAASHTEDLMRDSIALMERCGVAVDYLRAADFNIAFGIAPDMREEGAPADDWPEKIWPKVNQADILVIGTPIWLGEESSICRVIIERLYAHSGQRNAKNQYIYYGKVGGTIITGNEDGIKHVAKTVLYSLQHIGYTIPPQADCGWIGEAGPGPSYGDETGEGNRAGYDSAFTRRNLTFMTFNLMHMARMLRDAGGLPDHGNQTTDWA
- a CDS encoding isovaleryl-CoA dehydrogenase; its protein translation is MYTGSMNFGLGEDIDALREMAHRFAQEKIAPLAADIDESNEFPAHLWQEMGALGLLGMTVDPDYGGSGLGYLAHVVAMEEISRASASVGLSYGAHSNLCVNQIRRWGNDAQKERYLPALCSGETVGALAMSETGAGSDVVSMRLRAEKRNDRFVLNGSKMWITNGPDAGTLVVYAKTDPNAGPRGITAFIIERDMKGFSVAQKLDKLGMRGSNTGELVFENVEVPFENMLGEEGKGVNVLMSGLDYERVVLAGGPVGIMAACLDVAAPYVREREQFGQAVGSFQLVQGKLADMYTTMNACRAYVYAVAAACDRGETTRKDAAGCILYAAEKATQTALDAIQLLGGNGYVNEFPAGRLLRDAKLYEIGAGTSEIRRWLIGREMMSET
- a CDS encoding TetR/AcrR family transcriptional regulator, whose amino-acid sequence is MARTTGSDGEKTEAAIRDAALDLIARLGFEAMSMRQLASQVGVQPAALYRYFPTKEVLLYALMREHMENLIGSWGEARPAEGSIEEKPAGRLAAFVENHIRFHLARRNSTHVSNLELRSLSEERLKRILDLRSEYEGELRGILTDGRRDGVFRIDDVSLTAMAIIQMITGVIVWFRPELRLSEDEVAANYHTMTMRLVGAAM